The following are from one region of the Salvelinus fontinalis isolate EN_2023a chromosome 5, ASM2944872v1, whole genome shotgun sequence genome:
- the mbd3b gene encoding methyl-CpG-binding domain protein 3b isoform X2 → MEKKRWDCSALPKGWQIEEVTRKSGLSAGKSDVYYYSPTGKKFRSKPQLARYLGNQMDLSSFDFRTGKMLMSKLNKNRQRLRYDNNNQTKGKPDLNTSLPVRQTASIFKQPVTKVTNHPSNKVKTDPQKAVDQPKQLFWEKKLGGLNAFDIAEELVKTMDLPKGLQGVGPGCTDKTLLSAIASALHTSAAPITGQLSAAVEKNPGVWLNTTQPLCKAFIVTDEDIRKQEELVYSVRKKLEEALMADMLAHVQEAASEGDSLNEGNDDMETV, encoded by the exons ATGGAGAAGAAACGGTGGGATTGCTCGGCTCTCCCCAAGGGCTGGCAAATTGAAGAAGTGACCAGAAAGTCGGGTTTGTCTGCGGGGAAAAGCGATGTCTATTATTATAG TCCAACCGGGAAGAAGTTTCGGAGCAAGCCTCAGCTGGCTCGTTACCTTGGCAACCAGATGGACCTCAGCTCCTTCGACTTCCGCACGGGGAAGATGCTCATGAGTAAACTGAACAAGAACAGGCAGAGGCTGCGCTATGACAACAACAATCAGACCAAG GGCAAGCCAGACCTGAACACCTCACTTCCCGTCAGACAGACTGCTTCCATCTTTAAGCAGCCTGTCACCAAGGTTACCAACCACCCCAGCAACAAAGTCAAGACCGATCCACAGAAAGCCGTGGACCAGCCAAAACAG CTTTTCTGGGAGAAGAAGCTTGGTGGTCTCAATGCATTTGACATCGCAGAGGAGCTAGTGAAGACAATGGACCTGCCTAAAGGTCTGCAAG gAGTTGGACCTGGATGTACAGACAAGACTCTACTGTCAGCGATAGCCAGCGCCCTGCACACTAGTGCAGCCCCCATCACAGGTCAGCTGTCTGCAGCCGTGGAAAAGAACCCAGGGGTGTGGCTCAACACGACCCAGCCCCTCTGCAAGGCTTTCATAGTTACAGACGAGGACATCAG GAAGCAGGAAGAGCTGGTGTACAGTGTGAGGAAGAAGCTGGAGGAGGCTCTAATGGCGGACATGTTGGCTCATGTGCAGGAAGCAGCCAGCGAGGGTGACTCACTCAATGAAGGCAATGATGACATGGAGactgtatag
- the mbd3b gene encoding methyl-CpG-binding domain protein 3b isoform X4 — protein sequence MDKNDPTGKKFRSKPQLARYLGNQMDLSSFDFRTGKMLMSKLNKNRQRLRYDNNNQTKGKPDLNTSLPVRQTASIFKQPVTKVTNHPSNKVKTDPQKAVDQPKQLFWEKKLGGLNAFDIAEELVKTMDLPKGLQGVGPGCTDKTLLSAIASALHTSAAPITGQLSAAVEKNPGVWLNTTQPLCKAFIVTDEDIRKQEELVYSVRKKLEEALMADMLAHVQEAASEGDSLNEGNDDMETV from the exons ATGGACAAAAACGA TCCAACCGGGAAGAAGTTTCGGAGCAAGCCTCAGCTGGCTCGTTACCTTGGCAACCAGATGGACCTCAGCTCCTTCGACTTCCGCACGGGGAAGATGCTCATGAGTAAACTGAACAAGAACAGGCAGAGGCTGCGCTATGACAACAACAATCAGACCAAG GGCAAGCCAGACCTGAACACCTCACTTCCCGTCAGACAGACTGCTTCCATCTTTAAGCAGCCTGTCACCAAGGTTACCAACCACCCCAGCAACAAAGTCAAGACCGATCCACAGAAAGCCGTGGACCAGCCAAAACAG CTTTTCTGGGAGAAGAAGCTTGGTGGTCTCAATGCATTTGACATCGCAGAGGAGCTAGTGAAGACAATGGACCTGCCTAAAGGTCTGCAAG gAGTTGGACCTGGATGTACAGACAAGACTCTACTGTCAGCGATAGCCAGCGCCCTGCACACTAGTGCAGCCCCCATCACAGGTCAGCTGTCTGCAGCCGTGGAAAAGAACCCAGGGGTGTGGCTCAACACGACCCAGCCCCTCTGCAAGGCTTTCATAGTTACAGACGAGGACATCAG GAAGCAGGAAGAGCTGGTGTACAGTGTGAGGAAGAAGCTGGAGGAGGCTCTAATGGCGGACATGTTGGCTCATGTGCAGGAAGCAGCCAGCGAGGGTGACTCACTCAATGAAGGCAATGATGACATGGAGactgtatag
- the mbd3b gene encoding methyl-CpG-binding domain protein 3b isoform X1 gives MEKKRWDCSALPKGWQIEEVTRKSGLSAGKSDVYYYSRGKEEEEEEEEEEQRRERGEAGRLYSLCPTGKKFRSKPQLARYLGNQMDLSSFDFRTGKMLMSKLNKNRQRLRYDNNNQTKGKPDLNTSLPVRQTASIFKQPVTKVTNHPSNKVKTDPQKAVDQPKQLFWEKKLGGLNAFDIAEELVKTMDLPKGLQGVGPGCTDKTLLSAIASALHTSAAPITGQLSAAVEKNPGVWLNTTQPLCKAFIVTDEDIRKQEELVYSVRKKLEEALMADMLAHVQEAASEGDSLNEGNDDMETV, from the exons ATGGAGAAGAAACGGTGGGATTGCTCGGCTCTCCCCAAGGGCTGGCAAATTGAAGAAGTGACCAGAAAGTCGGGTTTGTCTGCGGGGAAAAGCGATGTCTATTATTATAG CCGAGgtaaggaagaagaagaagaggaggaggaggaggagcagaggcGAGAAAGGGGGGAGGCGGGTCGGTTGTATAGTTTGTG TCCAACCGGGAAGAAGTTTCGGAGCAAGCCTCAGCTGGCTCGTTACCTTGGCAACCAGATGGACCTCAGCTCCTTCGACTTCCGCACGGGGAAGATGCTCATGAGTAAACTGAACAAGAACAGGCAGAGGCTGCGCTATGACAACAACAATCAGACCAAG GGCAAGCCAGACCTGAACACCTCACTTCCCGTCAGACAGACTGCTTCCATCTTTAAGCAGCCTGTCACCAAGGTTACCAACCACCCCAGCAACAAAGTCAAGACCGATCCACAGAAAGCCGTGGACCAGCCAAAACAG CTTTTCTGGGAGAAGAAGCTTGGTGGTCTCAATGCATTTGACATCGCAGAGGAGCTAGTGAAGACAATGGACCTGCCTAAAGGTCTGCAAG gAGTTGGACCTGGATGTACAGACAAGACTCTACTGTCAGCGATAGCCAGCGCCCTGCACACTAGTGCAGCCCCCATCACAGGTCAGCTGTCTGCAGCCGTGGAAAAGAACCCAGGGGTGTGGCTCAACACGACCCAGCCCCTCTGCAAGGCTTTCATAGTTACAGACGAGGACATCAG GAAGCAGGAAGAGCTGGTGTACAGTGTGAGGAAGAAGCTGGAGGAGGCTCTAATGGCGGACATGTTGGCTCATGTGCAGGAAGCAGCCAGCGAGGGTGACTCACTCAATGAAGGCAATGATGACATGGAGactgtatag
- the mbd3b gene encoding methyl-CpG-binding domain protein 3b isoform X3 → MDKNDRGKEEEEEEEEEEQRRERGEAGRLYSLCPTGKKFRSKPQLARYLGNQMDLSSFDFRTGKMLMSKLNKNRQRLRYDNNNQTKGKPDLNTSLPVRQTASIFKQPVTKVTNHPSNKVKTDPQKAVDQPKQLFWEKKLGGLNAFDIAEELVKTMDLPKGLQGVGPGCTDKTLLSAIASALHTSAAPITGQLSAAVEKNPGVWLNTTQPLCKAFIVTDEDIRKQEELVYSVRKKLEEALMADMLAHVQEAASEGDSLNEGNDDMETV, encoded by the exons ATGGACAAAAACGA CCGAGgtaaggaagaagaagaagaggaggaggaggaggagcagaggcGAGAAAGGGGGGAGGCGGGTCGGTTGTATAGTTTGTG TCCAACCGGGAAGAAGTTTCGGAGCAAGCCTCAGCTGGCTCGTTACCTTGGCAACCAGATGGACCTCAGCTCCTTCGACTTCCGCACGGGGAAGATGCTCATGAGTAAACTGAACAAGAACAGGCAGAGGCTGCGCTATGACAACAACAATCAGACCAAG GGCAAGCCAGACCTGAACACCTCACTTCCCGTCAGACAGACTGCTTCCATCTTTAAGCAGCCTGTCACCAAGGTTACCAACCACCCCAGCAACAAAGTCAAGACCGATCCACAGAAAGCCGTGGACCAGCCAAAACAG CTTTTCTGGGAGAAGAAGCTTGGTGGTCTCAATGCATTTGACATCGCAGAGGAGCTAGTGAAGACAATGGACCTGCCTAAAGGTCTGCAAG gAGTTGGACCTGGATGTACAGACAAGACTCTACTGTCAGCGATAGCCAGCGCCCTGCACACTAGTGCAGCCCCCATCACAGGTCAGCTGTCTGCAGCCGTGGAAAAGAACCCAGGGGTGTGGCTCAACACGACCCAGCCCCTCTGCAAGGCTTTCATAGTTACAGACGAGGACATCAG GAAGCAGGAAGAGCTGGTGTACAGTGTGAGGAAGAAGCTGGAGGAGGCTCTAATGGCGGACATGTTGGCTCATGTGCAGGAAGCAGCCAGCGAGGGTGACTCACTCAATGAAGGCAATGATGACATGGAGactgtatag